The genomic DNA AGCGAGAATACGATCGCCGCTCGGTGCCCGTCCATCGAGGCCGTCGGATCGTTTGGGCTGTCGATTGCCCGCGATCTACAAGGCGGGACTACTTCGGTGCAGGCCCAAGCCTTCCAAGCCGCGCATCGAGCGCTGGATCGTGGGGAACCAGTATTGGTTCAAGTACCGCGCAAGGGCTACGCGCCCATTTTGGCGTGCGGTCAGTGTCGGGCCCCGGCGCGTTGCCGCCACTGCAATGGGCCATTGGGGCTGCCGCCGAAAGGGGCGTCGGCAAGCGAGGGCGGTGTGGAAGAAGTCGGAATGCCTACCTGCCGGTGGTGTGGGCGCATCGAGGCGCGGCATCGGTGCGCTGAATGCGGTTCCCCACGCTTGCGGGCCATCGTCTTAGGCTCCGAGCGCACCGCTGAGGAGTTGGGGCGTGCCTTTCCCAATACCCGCGTGGTGGTCTCGGGCGGGAACAAGGTGCTTGATGCGGTAGACAATTCCCCGGCTCTAGTCATTGCCACCCCGGGCGCTGAACCGAGGGTACAGGCCGGCGCGTATGGCGCAGCACTGCTTTTGGACGCAGGGGCGTTGCTGAACCGGCAGGACCTCCGTGCCACGGAGGACACTCTTGCAAAGTGGGCACAGGCGGCGACGCTGGTGCAGCCGCGTTTCAAGGGCGGCCGAATTATTGTAGCCGCGGATGAATCCCTCAGCGTGGTTCAGCACTTTCTCCGGTGGGATATGGTGGGCGCGGCCGCAACTGAGCTTGCCGCCCGGCGCGAAGTGCGCTTTCCGCCGGCGGTGCACTTCGCGGCTATCGACGGCGCAGATGCCTCGCTCGATGGTTTCGCCAATTTAGTGGATTTGCCAGAGCATGCGGAAGTACTAGGCCCAGTTCCGCTTCCGCACGGCCAGACCCTACCCGGTGAATACGACAGCCAGCGCTTTGGCCCACCCCAGCGATTGGTCATCCGCACACCGCTGGGGCCTCGTTCGCAATTGGGGCGTGCATTGCGCAGCGCGAACGCGGCGCGAAGTGCGCGCAAAGATGACTTGCCGCTGCGGATTATAGTTGACCCCATCCATGTTGGATAGCCGCATCGGATGGGAGAATAGAATGCGCTAGTCTCAACGGGGAAGAAGCTTGTACCTATGGGCTTGAACTCGGTGCCATCAGAAAGGTTTGATTGCCATGTCTCCTCGAGAAATCCGTATCTACGGCGATCCTGTATTGGGCACGCGCGCGGAAGAAGTCACCACTTTTGATGCCGGCCTGCGTACTTTGGCGGGCGACATGCTCGAAACCATGGACAATGCTGGGGGAGTAGGGCTTGCGGCAAACCAAGTGGGCATTGTGAAACGCATTTTTGTCTATGACTGCTCGCATACTCAATCAGGCCTTCGGGGCGCGATTGTCAACCCTGTATGGGAACCCGTAGGTACGCAGGAACAAACGGGACCGGAGGGATGCCTATCCATTCCGGGAATTAGCGCGGAAACTACTCGCTACAATCAGGTTTTTGTCTCTGGTTGGGATATTGAGGGGCGCCCTGTGTCTATGATGGCTTCCGGCCTCATGGCGCGATGCATTCAGCATGAGACTGACCACCTCAATGGCGTGCTCTTCCTACAACGCCTTGAGGCTTCGGTACGCAAAGATGCCCTGCGGGCCATTCGTGAATCCGCATGGTTTAACGCCTCCTAGCCCACACGCTATAGCTAAGGCGTCGTGGCGTTGTAGCCTAGTACTTCGAACAACACTTAGAGGAGAGTTTTCCGCATGCGGATCATTTTTGCCGGTACCCCGGAGCCAGCAGTTGTGGCCCTAGAAAAGCTACTTGCTTCGTCGCACGAGGTGGTGGCGGTAGTCACCCGCCCAGATGCTAAGAGGGGCCGGGGCCGCACCCTTCACCCAAGCCCGGTGAAGGCGGTGGCTCAAGACCACGGAATCGAGGTACTAACCCCAACTACCTTGCGGCCTGACTCAGAGGACGGGCAAGCGTTACGCACCCGTCTGCGGGAGCTGGAACCGGAAGCAATTCCGGTGGTCGCCTACGGCAATCTGGTAACTAAGGACCTGTTGGATCTCCCACAGCATGGCTGGGTAAACCTGCACTTTTCCCTGCTTCCTGCATGGCGCGGTGCGGCACCGGTGCAGGCTGCCATTGCCGCCGGAGATGAGGTTACTGGCGCATCCACTTTCCGCATCGAAGAAGGCCTCGATACGGGCCCAGTGCTGGGCACCGTGACTGAAGAAATCAAACCGACTGATACTGCCGACGACCTTCTGACCCGGCTTGCCTACTCCGGCGGTGACCTACTTGTTGCCACTATGGACGGCCTGGCAAATGGCGAACTTGAAGCTCGGCCGCAACAGGGGGAAGCCACCTACGCCCCGAAGATCACGTCCGCTCAGGCGCGGGTGGAATGGTCGCAGCCTGCCTTTGCCATCGACCGGCATATTCGCGCCTATACACCAGGCCCCGGCGCGTGGACCATGTGGGAGGACTCCCGAGTGAAGATGGGGCCAGTCAGCCAACTAGAAGAGGCGGCCGCTGTGCCGGAGCAATTAGAGCCTGGTCAGCTGCATATTGCGAAAAACGCCGTTTATGTTGGTACCGGCACGCAGCCGGTGGGGCTGGGTAAAATCCAGCCTCCGGGGAAGAAGATGATGAATGCGGCTGATTGGGCGCGCGGTCTAGGCAAGGATGCAGAGGTGAAGTTTCAGTGAGTGGTGGTTTCCGTTCCCGTAGTAAATCAGGTGAGAAGACCCCGGAGGGAAAACCCCAGGCTTCCCGGATCACGGGTGGTGCGAAGAATCGGGGTGGGCGCCCGCAGC from Corynebacterium tuberculostearicum includes the following:
- a CDS encoding primosomal protein N', translating into MPKKTPATRKPVARVLPLLGVAHLDRGFDYLVEEADSEEVRPGIKVRIRFNGRLVDAVVLERLHDSEFGGNLRFIERIISPFQVYPPQLALLVDALADRYGGVRSDIIRSAIPPRHAKAEESDLQTPWEELGTTSEPDLSGWSAYQHGEAFVDSILAGKLARAAWQIAPGDDWAHALAALAAKVALGGGGVLLVAPDQKTIDILEAALREILGAKQITVLSNSMGPQARYRRYLSALVGQARVVIGTRSAAFAPVKDLQLAVILDDGNDNLVDNLKPYVHAREVLTTRSAFEGCSMILANHSRTAETQLLVESGWAHDVVASENTIAARCPSIEAVGSFGLSIARDLQGGTTSVQAQAFQAAHRALDRGEPVLVQVPRKGYAPILACGQCRAPARCRHCNGPLGLPPKGASASEGGVEEVGMPTCRWCGRIEARHRCAECGSPRLRAIVLGSERTAEELGRAFPNTRVVVSGGNKVLDAVDNSPALVIATPGAEPRVQAGAYGAALLLDAGALLNRQDLRATEDTLAKWAQAATLVQPRFKGGRIIVAADESLSVVQHFLRWDMVGAAATELAARREVRFPPAVHFAAIDGADASLDGFANLVDLPEHAEVLGPVPLPHGQTLPGEYDSQRFGPPQRLVIRTPLGPRSQLGRALRSANAARSARKDDLPLRIIVDPIHVG
- the def gene encoding peptide deformylase encodes the protein MSPREIRIYGDPVLGTRAEEVTTFDAGLRTLAGDMLETMDNAGGVGLAANQVGIVKRIFVYDCSHTQSGLRGAIVNPVWEPVGTQEQTGPEGCLSIPGISAETTRYNQVFVSGWDIEGRPVSMMASGLMARCIQHETDHLNGVLFLQRLEASVRKDALRAIRESAWFNAS
- the fmt gene encoding methionyl-tRNA formyltransferase is translated as MRIIFAGTPEPAVVALEKLLASSHEVVAVVTRPDAKRGRGRTLHPSPVKAVAQDHGIEVLTPTTLRPDSEDGQALRTRLRELEPEAIPVVAYGNLVTKDLLDLPQHGWVNLHFSLLPAWRGAAPVQAAIAAGDEVTGASTFRIEEGLDTGPVLGTVTEEIKPTDTADDLLTRLAYSGGDLLVATMDGLANGELEARPQQGEATYAPKITSAQARVEWSQPAFAIDRHIRAYTPGPGAWTMWEDSRVKMGPVSQLEEAAAVPEQLEPGQLHIAKNAVYVGTGTQPVGLGKIQPPGKKMMNAADWARGLGKDAEVKFQ